The Christiangramia flava JLT2011 genome has a segment encoding these proteins:
- a CDS encoding ABC transporter ATPase, giving the protein MLVPFKSLPDSSRVWIYQANRSFTDEELQEIRSKLDAFITKWTVHGSELQASYDIKYNRFITIGLDQSVNSASGCSIDASVQFIQQLEKEYGVDLLDKMNVSYKQGEFIAYKSLADFRKMAKQKAVSANTVVFNNLVNNKAEYLSDWEVPASESWHKRFMN; this is encoded by the coding sequence ATGTTAGTACCATTTAAAAGTTTACCCGATTCTTCACGGGTATGGATATATCAGGCAAATCGCTCATTTACAGATGAGGAATTACAGGAAATCAGAAGTAAATTAGACGCCTTTATTACCAAATGGACCGTTCACGGCTCTGAGCTTCAGGCTTCCTACGACATCAAATACAATCGTTTTATTACAATTGGCCTGGACCAGTCGGTCAATTCGGCGTCTGGTTGCTCGATCGATGCATCTGTGCAATTCATTCAGCAATTGGAAAAAGAATACGGAGTAGACTTATTGGATAAAATGAACGTTTCTTATAAACAGGGAGAGTTCATCGCCTATAAAAGCCTGGCCGATTTCCGAAAAATGGCCAAACAAAAGGCCGTTTCAGCCAATACTGTGGTCTTTAATAATCTTGTAAATAACAAAGCCGAATATCTTTCAGACTGGGAAGTTCCGGCATCAGAAAGCTGGCACAAACGTTTTATGAATTAA